One Solibacillus sp. R5-41 DNA segment encodes these proteins:
- a CDS encoding C40 family peptidase: MNHLKIIRNTLLTLAAAFVLFFAPVDENKASASAAYSVDELKSVSTKYLGVRYSYGGSSSNGFDCSGYVRQVFKEVGITSLDRTSSGMYGQGTAVKKSDLQTGDLVFFNTSGKGVSHVGIYIGSGNFIHASTSKGVVKTSINDKAYWGNKYVGAKRIANFSPGVDLADDGSEVDNTPEGE, encoded by the coding sequence ATGAATCATCTTAAAATAATACGTAACACATTACTTACTTTGGCTGCAGCATTTGTCCTTTTCTTCGCTCCAGTAGATGAAAACAAAGCTTCTGCATCAGCAGCATACTCAGTTGATGAGTTAAAATCAGTATCAACAAAATATTTAGGTGTACGCTATTCATATGGTGGCTCAAGTTCAAATGGTTTCGATTGCTCAGGCTATGTACGCCAAGTATTTAAAGAGGTAGGTATTACATCTTTAGATCGTACTTCTTCAGGCATGTACGGACAAGGTACAGCTGTTAAGAAGAGCGACTTGCAAACAGGCGACTTAGTATTTTTTAATACATCAGGTAAAGGTGTTTCACACGTAGGAATTTATATCGGCTCTGGTAATTTCATTCACGCTTCAACGAGCAAGGGCGTTGTCAAAACAAGCATCAATGATAAAGCATATTGGGGTAACAAATATGTAGGTGCAAAACGCATTGCAAACTTCTCTCCAGGCGTAGATTTAGCGGATGATGGAAGTGAAGTGGATAACACTCCAGAGGGCGAATAA
- a CDS encoding accessory Sec system S-layer assembly protein produces the protein MGLFDLFKKGDKVGKDSAIDSKSIIQTKGNASKNDANRDVVTKLSYHPEWNVPQEQQYVFNFLANDLAPLKPNQLSLSAINIEPNPVNGSWSVKAFFRSSLSEAIELGDIELLILDKDDNRLASHYFNFKDLGVIPAESARPWIFTFPTASITAEEMPEEGWKISFNLLSLRGHQLDLDETWQKQLPKEEQEKLADIVKTLPKLGKTEVNFTGLQAKLNNDKSLNASIFIRNGHDKAINLEQLPLEIVDARGVVVANGSFKLDPVLSVQPNTTKPWTFIFPADLVNVKGIDLSRWTARVPQ, from the coding sequence ATGGGTTTATTTGATTTATTTAAAAAAGGCGATAAAGTCGGCAAAGATAGCGCAATCGATTCGAAATCAATTATACAAACTAAAGGAAATGCTTCTAAAAATGATGCAAACCGTGATGTTGTTACAAAACTTTCTTATCACCCAGAATGGAACGTGCCACAAGAGCAGCAATATGTATTTAACTTCTTAGCAAATGATTTAGCACCTTTAAAGCCAAATCAATTATCATTATCTGCCATTAATATTGAACCAAACCCTGTAAACGGTAGCTGGAGCGTAAAGGCCTTTTTCCGTTCTTCTTTATCAGAGGCGATCGAGCTTGGAGATATCGAGCTTTTAATTTTAGACAAGGACGATAATCGTTTAGCTTCTCACTATTTTAACTTTAAAGATTTAGGCGTTATCCCAGCTGAAAGTGCGCGTCCATGGATTTTCACTTTCCCAACAGCTTCAATTACAGCGGAAGAGATGCCTGAAGAAGGATGGAAAATCTCATTCAACCTTTTATCATTACGCGGCCATCAGTTAGATCTTGATGAAACTTGGCAAAAACAACTGCCAAAAGAAGAACAAGAGAAATTAGCTGATATCGTAAAAACTTTACCGAAGCTAGGGAAAACAGAAGTAAACTTCACTGGCTTACAGGCGAAATTAAATAATGATAAGAGCTTGAATGCTTCTATTTTCATCCGTAATGGTCATGACAAAGCGATTAACTTAGAGCAGCTACCACTTGAAATTGTTGATGCTCGTGGTGTTGTTGTTGCAAATGGTTCATTTAAGCTTGACCCGGTATTATCTGTACAACCTAATACAACGAAGCCTTGGACATTCATTTTCCCAGCTGATTTAGTGAATGTGAAAGGTATTGATTTATCACGTTGGACGGCTCGTGTACCTCAATAG